In Salvia miltiorrhiza cultivar Shanhuang (shh) chromosome 4, IMPLAD_Smil_shh, whole genome shotgun sequence, the DNA window aataacccaaaactaaaatatgagAGTGAACGATAAAATTTGTCTACAAATTTCACAAATTCATAAAGCAAATTTCGTCTTTAAGATTTGGGGATTTCAAAAAGCCAATTTCATCGTTTAGAAGCCAATTTCAGAAATCCGGAATATAAAAAATAGATCAAAAATTGAACGGTGAAGACTAATTTTTATAGCGAGAAATTGTCTATGTCAAAATTCAGGCATTCCAAGTCAGCTTTAATTTGGGGAAAAATGAAAAGCGAgtcaaaaatttaataaatttaaagttcgtgtatttataactatattttaaagttcatgttaaataccaaaagaaagtaaagttcatgcatttataattaggatttaaagttcatgttaaataccaaaaaatgagtaaagtttatgtatttatacaccaattaccCTATTTTTTATAACACGTTTTATGAAAGTTTGCACATTCCATTTCTTTAAATACCatcataaataattttttttgataacACCATCACAGCTAAAATTCAACGGTGGCGGATAGTTTTCCCATCATTATATAAGTAGACACCtcttgtaatttataaaaaataaataaaaaaatccaaGGGCACAATGGTTACAAGCCACATTTTGTGGAGCTATTAGAGGAGCATGTGCAGTAAATTCACCTCACTATCTATCTGAAAATACTAAAGAAAATAATCATTATTATGCTTTGAAGTCTACTATATTCCTCGCTTCTGCCTCAAAGTTTTTGTATATGCATTCTATTATAAAATGGCATTTCATTTTGTATgttttatatcaaatttataatatggTTAGTTACATTCTTTCCGTTAGATGAGTAATTACATTAtcaataaatacatataaaacaCGGCATTTTTCATCATGAATTTTGTGAAATGGAACAATGCATACAAAATTTGTACTATCACCAACTTTACATGGCAACTTCGCAACCAATCATAGAGTATAATAAAAATGAGTGAGTGGCCAAAATGGGCTGCTTTGACCAAACGAGTCAAGAGTTTCCACTTCTTTTCTCGGTAGACTTGACAATATTTGTCTAATAATTTCCACTAAATTTCTTTGTAATTCACTTTAAAGAACTTGGACTTGATATATAACTTTATTAGTGGGAAATTGCTTTCTAAGTCTCCCCAAGAGGGGGAGGTAGTATAatgttttcaaatattttttcttctcttagtcttgaaaaaaaaatatataagagcatccacaatgcatAGCTAAGGGGTTGACTCAAAAATATGGTCCCCGTCATTTTTGAGCCCACCTTCACAATGGGAGAGCTAACCCTTGgctctaaatttttttttttttaatgcccAAAGCATTTTAATTGCGCGGTGTAGTGACATGCGGGCTGTGAGCGCCCGATGCACTAGGAAGAGCCAGACGCGCAGGGCTTGGCAGTGGGAGGGAGGCGCGCAATTGGGGGGCTCGAGCCCTAAAATGAGCCCCATTGCGGGTGCTCTAATGCGAccattcaaaaatattaaatgtttGTATGGCCTTATACCGTGTTCTGCAGACTGCCGTGATTATTAGTtattaggatttttttttactgtAATTTTTTAGTCATAActaagatttaattaattagttagacaTAAACTAGCAAATACTAATGAAGATTCATTAGGAAAATGTAATATCTCAATTAGGATTAAGATTTTTCACATAAATGTGCCTCATTAGGAAAATGTAATATATAAACCAGCAAATACTTAGTAagattaattcattttattatatatggCGTTCCTAATTATTTACCGATTTATGCATAAACTAGCTCGACTGGATAAGAGAGctttatatctatttttttctacaaaaagtttcatatcaatagtattttaatattaattttgatttttaatttaatttcatggCCCAATCACTGGTGAAAACTTACTTGTACCTACCTACCTACCAAAAGAACATAAAAAACTTGtgtttcatattttcttttttttcttttattttattttctgaaacTATGTTTACAATCAATTCGCTTATAATCCCATCGCATTATTATGTCCTAATCACAATTTCGAAACAAGATTTGGTTTGACAACTTTGATTCTAACAAGAAAAATACTCCGAAAAATACTATGTCCTAACAAGAAACTATGTCCTAATCAAGAAACTATGTCCTAATCACAATTTCGAAACAAGATTTTATTTTCTGAAACTTGTGAATTGACAACTTGCTAACAagaaaaatactaatatttgtGTGAATTGACAACTTGCTAACAagaaaaatactaatatttgtGTGAATTAACAACTTTAGTTACGTTACGTAAAATCATTATTGATTATCAATCGTGTTCGTAAACATAATGGACAAAGACAATCCTTTGAAAAATTAATGatgataataatagtaataattaataatcgTAACATTATTTGGCCTAATTGAATATAATTCATgctcaaattattaattatatcctCTAGTTACTCCGTGATTCGCTtctcatttttctattttactATAGTAGTTACTGCTACgatgaaaataaataatctgTGACAAGCTTTGTTTCTATATATGTTTTACATACAACAAATCTACATAAATAGTATggaacaaatatatataattaagagCAGTGACATAGCCCAAAACTTATTGGAGGgccaattaataatattaaaagcaACAAGTAGAAGTTTTAAATGACGATGAAGCATATGTCAAATAATAAAACGCTTCATTTTCAATCAATAAATCGGAGGTTCGAGTCATCACAGACTAATGAGAAACCATCACGATCCGCTCAAAAAaggtaaaaaagaaaaactaaaactTTCAAATACGAAGACAAAATTCAATAGTATAATACaattatagtaatattttattagttatatgttataacaataaaaatatgtcCGTAAAAATAGGGTCTTTGCAATAAATATACAGAAAACGCCAGAgaaaactttaataaaaattgaagaacgATTACTCCGATATAATTTTATAAACGAAATCCCAGAATTTTGAGAATGAATGAACGGAGATGGTGATAGAGAAATTGATAATAGTGATATGGAAGAAATATTTGCACTtggttgagcttttatatatatctatatctatatatatagatttcagAGGCTTTGTGATAACTTACACATGTATGTATGTAttcaaagaaaacaaaaatctCCATATGGAATCAACAAAACAGTTATATAACTTTCCACCTTATGTCCAAATGCATGATTCCGTCTCTTGAATCGATCAGATGGTACTTGTTGTTGATATGCTCATTCTCGACTACGTCGGCCAGGTGAATCTCTACGTACCCCAACGATTCCTACGTCGAACATCATGATcaagcatcaacatcatcatcaataCAGACAAGATCAAGAGATGGGAGTGATGGTTGTACCTTAAACGCGACTCCCATGCGCCGTCTCTTGCTCACAACCTCAATCTTAATGTAATCTTTCACGGGAGCCTCGTCTAGCACGAACTGGAATTCTTCGTTCCAATAAGGGTTCCGAGTTTTCTTGACAGTCTGCAGATGATGCACATTTGAATGTTATGTCTAAGTTGAGCTAAAACAAGTATTGAAGTGGGATTAGTGAAAAATCTCACCTTAGTTCTCCGTTTGTCGCCTCTGAAGAGGACTGTGGCATAAGGGTTGCTCGGGTTGCTCTTCCCTTCGACATCCTTAGCCTCCACGACGTTAACGAGGAGCAGGCCCGTTCCACTCAACGACATGCTTTCATGGCCGGTTCTTGAACTTCCGTTTCCTGAAGAACCGGATGATGCACTGAATTTCTTGCTGTCTTCGAGGAAAGGAACAAAGGTCGTCTCTAATGTAATCTGGCCGTGTGGCCTCTTGTTATGAGGGTCGTTCGGGTCCATGCTGTTCTGCAAATCAAGAGTGATGTCTTTCTTCTCATATGGAACGAGCGTATTCAGTGGAACAACCTGCATTCCTAGATAATCATGAGCTCCAACCTGTCATTCGAATAGGAAAAGGAATATCATTTTTCGTTGGAACATCAGTTTGGAATGAACGACTTCTGAGACACCGAAGAAGCAGCAGTACTCTGATTGTGTGAAGAGTACAGATTATGCTTGAGCAAACATGTGGTTTCAGACAACATAATCTGATACGAACTCAACGAGCACATAGCTAAATGAACACCTTGTTAGTAATGGATACCTTTTCCCAGTCATAGAGTTGCAGCTGTAGAACTTGGGACACGGGGTCCTTCACGGTCAGCTTGAAGGCCTCGTTCCATTCGGGATTAAGATTATTCTTCTTGACCGTCGTCTTCTTTAGAGGGAGCCTTTCCCCTGTGAGGCTGAGTTTAACATAGGGATCAGAGGTGCTCAGGAAATCCATGTTTAAGAGATTGTGTGCTCTTACAACCTTGACATGCAGTATTCCCACAGGCTTCTTTGTAGCTCCTCTGACAATTTAATATTACAATTAATCAGAATCAAAGATTTCGGTAAACGAATAATTCGAAGCACATTTATTAGTTTCTGAGAGGGTGAGAGCAAGAAATTAAATGCATCGTGATAGTTTGCATTGAAGATCAACTTTCAAACTTACATTGAACTATCAAGGATATCTATTTCGTACGTTTGGGGCCAGAGATAAAGCTTAGCAACTTGTCTCGCCACAACTTCCTGCAAGAAACCAAAGTTCAGACATCACGATAAATTAAGAAACGTATTTGTTGGAATTCAGTACTAATATATTCAGTGCTGGTGAAACTATTGATTGATCAGCTAAGTTGAGCTATTAATTTTAAACTTCTTGCAATTAAGCAATGCTATAAAAAATCTCAATATGATGGGCCATCTTATAATCTTTGCATATACTCTTCTAAGATGAGGCTCAATGCCGAGTAGCATCACAGACATGCATTCatcatatcatgcatatatcgTGTTTTTTTCATACGCAGACGGGTTCAAAGCTATAGCAGCACCTGTACGATCTGGTACACACCGGGTACTGACATGATATCGCCTCCCATGATTCGAAGTCCAAAGTCTATCTTTGGCTGCAATCTTGCAACGAATGCGTCGAGTGAGTTCGAAATAATTCTACAAAACTTGAGAACTGAAAGTCTATATAGAAAAAAAGAACCCCTGAAACTTGAGAATGGCAAGATTCAGGTTGCTTACCTTCTCCATCAGGGAAACGGCAATGCTTGAAAAACAAGGGAATGATGGTACAAAAGGTCTCAAAACGACCCTCGTTGCTGATGATATTTGAATGTCTACAACCTGGCCTTAAAACAACGTTGTCTGATCTCAGAATCAGTGCAATGATACATTGAAAAAACTAAACCAGATAAAAGCTATGGCATCGCTTGTGCAGTCTACATTACGTTTCTAGAAATCCATTTCTGAAACTTCTTAATGCAAGATCTTGTTAAAATGAAGACAATCTTCATTGACCTCACGGAATTCAGTTGTTCGTTTCAATCTGAATGAAGGTGAGCAAATGCAGGACAGAAAGGCATGGTTATGTGATTATACCAACAGAAGACAACAAACTACAATTCTGATCTTGAGTTTGCTAATATCGGTGCAAACCTATTCACATCAACCGAAAAAGTGCAGAGATAGGGATGTTCGTCTAACCTGGATAGCTAGTTGGAGAGACGATAGTTTTATTGCCAGAACAATGTCAGCATCCCCAGCCCATCTCAGTGCGAGATCAAGAACTAGTTCGTTCTCATTAGAATCTTGGGGCTTCAGACCTGTTGTAAAAGGTCGGATTGCAGAACAACATTGAATCatatagaataaataaatatcattgGATTGCTTATAAttacatgttcacaaacaataGCAAGGTATTTCATTGTTTGAAACAATTACCACTCTGTTCTCATATTACCATGAATCTTGGGAGGAAGGCTTCCAAGAGTAAGGCGTTCAAAATTGATCGATTTTATCTGAAACTTCCCAATATACTCAGCAAAGATAGCTTCTGCCGTGCTCTTAATAATCCCACACGCTGCCTGAAGGCAACACCCGAAATCAGAAAGGCCAAGGAGGAAGAAAACTGATACAACTTATATGAACATATATAGTGTAACCTTATCAAAATATGGCCATGCTTCAAGGATTACTTTGTTTAACCATTCAACCTGCATGAATTAAAGCATAAATCATTTGGGAAACCAAAAACTTGGTTCAAACAAACACATTCCAAGTAGCTCACTCTCTCATAATCTGGATTCATCACCCATAGTGGAAGCTTAGGCACGATATCAACTATAGAGTTCGAATCAAATTCATTGACCGACTGAATTACAAGCTCCTGCAAAGTCAAACACGAAATGCGTATATATAAGCAACATTTTCTAGTCGAATATCAGTTGAACAAAGATTCATTCTACCATATCCTTACCACATAGCTTTGAACAATCAGCAAATCACACAGTAACTAGAATCAGATATATTCTAACATATGTACACTTGATAGCAATTTCTAATTAGAAATAACCAAATgggacacacacacacacacaaaaaaaaatcttgaactGGAAAATGGCCATACTGATACATAAGAAATATTTCCACAAAGTCATCAAAGTATGCATAATGCAGTAGGCAACATAGGAGTTTGCATTTGTACCTTGGTTACATCTGTGGGCTCGAAGTATATGAACACCAAGAATCCCACAACAATTCCTATCGGAATCCCAAACCCAAATCCTATCACACCCAACAAACTATCAAGAAATCCCATCTTCTCGAATCATCGAAACATCAGAAGGAAAACTACTGTTTCAATGGTCATCGAGAATCCTTAACCAGaaagaaaattgtgaaaatcAAGAACTTAATTTAACAGCAAGAAGAAGGAAAATCCTTAATTTGGATTATACGTTTGATCAAAAGACTGGATTTTTCCACCTCCCAGCTGGCGTAGCGGCGATGTTTTTCATAGGCGGGTGTTGACGTTAACTGGTTTCAAGAATTTGGAAGCTTGTTGATGGCGACAACGAACTCGAACGTGGCGAGCAATGGAGGTTTAGTTTgagggatttttttttgttttatgttttgagCGTTGGTGGTTGGATTGCGCAAGAATATGCCACAAATATGGTTGATTGATCGCTTGCAAGAATTGGTCCAAAATCTTTGATTTGGGTTTGAAAATCTTGCATTGAGAAGTTAAGACTTAAGACAGGTGG includes these proteins:
- the LOC131020542 gene encoding synaptotagmin-3-like, coding for MGFLDSLLGVIGFGFGIPIGIVVGFLVFIYFEPTDVTKELVIQSVNEFDSNSIVDIVPKLPLWVMNPDYERVEWLNKVILEAWPYFDKAACGIIKSTAEAIFAEYIGKFQIKSINFERLTLGSLPPKIHGLKPQDSNENELVLDLALRWAGDADIVLAIKLSSLQLAIQVVDIQISSATRVVLRPFVPSFPCFSSIAVSLMEKPKIDFGLRIMGGDIMSVPGVYQIVQEVVARQVAKLYLWPQTYEIDILDSSIGATKKPVGILHVKVVRAHNLLNMDFLSTSDPYVKLSLTGERLPLKKTTVKKNNLNPEWNEAFKLTVKDPVSQVLQLQLYDWEKVGAHDYLGMQVVPLNTLVPYEKKDITLDLQNSMDPNDPHNKRPHGQITLETTFVPFLEDSKKFSASSGSSGNGSSRTGHESMSLSGTGLLLVNVVEAKDVEGKSNPSNPYATVLFRGDKRRTKTVKKTRNPYWNEEFQFVLDEAPVKDYIKIEVVSKRRRMGVAFKESLGYVEIHLADVVENEHINNKYHLIDSRDGIMHLDIRWKVI